GGTTATAATTATTTGGAATTGGTGATAAATCACTACGCCTTGCTGAAGAAGATGTTGCTGTACCTGCAGACGCTGCAGTTGGAGGTGATGCACATAGTAAGTCGTTTAAAATATGAACTATTGTGGAGATATCTCGACGTGGTCGACCTCGACTATCTTGTAATGCTGGATTCAATGTACCACTAAATGTTCCCGAATAAACTCCACGTCCATGATGTTGCATTGATTCAATAATTGCACCTTGAGCCCGTTGTTCAATTTCTCGCGAACTAAGCACCTCTGTTGATAACTGTCGCAATGTTTGTGTTAAATTTCGGGATGCTTGAGCTAAAGCACGCGTATCTAATCGTGTGGTTGTACCCGACGAATCATAAGTCCCTGGCGGCGTCGAAGGTGTGTTATTACTAGGTGTCGTAGCAGCTGTTGTACACGAACATGGTGGGGATAAACTACGACATAAGCATGAAGTTAAACCAGCAGCAATTGGATCCGTAGATGCTGTGTTATGTGGCGGAGATCGAGATTGTGGTATTCTTGCAGCGGTTGGAACTGGTACTGTAGGCCGTGATGCTAGATCTGATAATGATTGTATTGGTGATGATATTCCCATGGGATCGGCTGGAGGAACTACAACGGGATCTGGAAGTATTTTCGTTTTATTGACATCTTCTTTGGCAACAGCTAGTGCACTTGCTAAACTTGATAAAAGTACTTGGCGATTACCAGCACTGATACGAGACGAGGTACGCGGTCGTGATGAACTAGAGGTTGATAATGTGCTCGATGAATGATGTGTTGAGGCAGATGTGGCGGAAGCAGCTGGAAGCGGCGAGTGACTGATACTTGTAGTGCTAAGTGGTGTTGCCGAAGTTTGTTGATTACTATTGCTTGTCGATGTGCTTGAAGGTGCAGCGATTGATGAACTTGATGTGCTGTTTGCACCAGAGGATACAGTCGTTGAAGACGATGCTCCCGCTGTTACTGTGCTTAATTGTAATTGTATCAACATCATGTGATCACCAAGACGCATTGTGAGATTTAATGGTGCTTTTCCTGACAAAAAATCATTCACCTGTgaagtaaaaattcaaaatattagaCACATCTTTGAACAcactaaatatttgaattactatttattactatttatttggataataaatcaatttggaTATTGTAATTGGATGATAGAGAAAGGCAAATAAACTTTTGTGGTTTGAAACGCGGAAAAACTATTTAGATACTTATTGATACATACCTGATTATCGTTCAATGATTCCAAGGCTTGCATTACACTTAATTCGGGTCTTTGtgtctgaaaaaaataaattgaaattattaggaaattattatcatttaactGTCTTAATATTAACTATCCCCACCCcttcatttaatatatattacgaattttaaaatatgtactttATCATGATGTCTGAtgagaaaaaatcgaaattcagAGTGTGagtttggaaataaaaattttgaaatatgacGTAGTTTCGTTTggctgtaataaaaaaattataaagattacTTTTAATAGCACCTTTTACGCTTCGTAATGGACCGACTCATTACAATTTTTACGTTTAAGGACATTTTTGAAAtgcgatttaataaaaataaaaatttgtacataagaaatttataaattcatctctttttatattatattgcatctttttcttaatataatGAAAGCCTCAAGTGTGcatatcaacaaataaataaaattgattaaaaatctaaaaataatttgtaattaatcttGGTACGTAAAACATATTTCTTGCCAAAGTTGCGACCTCCTTGGATAATATGTTAGAAATTTAATTCAGTGTTTTTAAGTGGAAAATCTTccgttttttaagaaaaaaagtaatgaagaaaaaatgcaaataaactTTATTACGAAGTACAagcttttcatgaaaaatgaatttttatctttttattttaaatttcatatagcaaaaaaagcaaaaatctaaatttagaAGAAAGACTCTcttctagttttaaaaaaaacacacttcCAAATTCTTTGTTTTACTTGCTAAAATGTTTTGCACAATTTTCTCGAACAtcctgtgttatttaaaaattaaattctaatcAAAATATCGTTACTTTTATTATCATTGAAATCAATTTTGTGGTTAAATTCGGATTGgatttttgagaataaaaaatgttttaaagttcAAACATATTAAACCAGTGGAATCTAATGTTCTGTTAGTTTGTTGGTTTGTTCAACAGACAAGCAACATATTATCAagaaatgtatatgtataccaGGTGTTTAGTATTAACTTATACATTAACCCTAAAATTTGAGATACGTTGGTTGAAACGGTATACCGTAAAATTCAGAGATTTCCTAAAATTTAACAGAGAAAGAAAGTAATCGTGCATAACTTAAGTATGTATAATCAAACTTTCAACTTCTTAGGCTGATGGCAGGGAACGAAAACCTAGTccaagaaatatataaaactaacgaaagtacacgaacaggcccgaaaatttccgaagtaaatatttttttgcttacacctttactctcgtgataagagaaattttcagtttctaaaggacatgaaaaaaaaaaatatttttcgaaattcaaaaatagataaaattatatgaagataaaaaaagttttaaccacatataccatatgaaaaataaaagttatttatgtttaatttcgaacgtgagcaaaatgctcataatgcgagtgctgacgggtaaAAAATTCAGATTTCAGCGTAATACTCTCCTCTAACAACTGTGTACCTTTAAAAGGAACACCCGGTATATAATCTTATATACAAACAGACAACGAATAGATGTGTGTATGACCCGACCCTCAACTCGAATACCCATTCAGCATGAAtagcatttttaatatatattttgagtaTGGCGTGGTGGGCCATTGTACGGTTGTTTTTACGGCATTTTTTTCAAgtgattcattttatttttctacttcTTGCATCACTGATTGTGTGAGTGTGTATTTTTACAGGACGGTACTAGATAAACGCTTATATATTAATAGGGAATTATCGATGATTTTTGTATCGCATTTctaagcaaaatataaaaataccgtaaaaaagatgacaaaaagtgaaattaaaattaaaatcggtcaagAAATACGAGtgatataagtattttaaactGTTAATTACACAAGTATTAGACAGAGAGATCTGGTTAAcatttgacgtcatatactatgtttGCCATAAGAACTCCGGATGCTAAATTCTGCTTTGCTAGAAAGATATACAAACAAATCCTTGATGGCtttcattttaattgtttttaaagttattcgaaaataatatttctctgTTGatagttacatttttttaaagcaagaaAGAATCTTCGATAATCTCTATTCTtcaatttatttagattttttttaaactttctccGCGGTATCTGAAATGTTTAACCAAAAAATACAATCACGGCTCTATTTGTGCCgaacccccccccccttttatttttcatttccttttaaaattttgtgttttacattttatagaACCTCATATTCGATAAAACAATTTAGATTAGTGTTAGGCCAGCCCGTTTCGATGAATTTTACGAGAGggagaaaaagataattttccaACATAGATTCAATGGTTACAGTAACATTATCACTAGATTAAGGCTATTCATATACTTAGTTTAAGCATATTAAGGTGATCACCAGTGGGTAGATTAACGTTCAAGTTAACCTTTTAGTCACTAGATCTATAttatagttcttttaagaactgataatagaaaattaggaattataaataaaaaaagaaaaaaaaatggttacaGGAAAAATATCTCTTCGTATTTCGTTCACTTAAGTCTGATACTTTCCGAGAAAATTCAtgtgaaaacattattttttagcaTTTGCAAGGTTTCCAGAGTGTTTCCCGAAACTATAAATGTAGACTGCTGCAAATGAATTCGTTGTGCGCCGAACAGAATTAAGTATCGTACtttgtttcgaaaattattttaaactctaCATTCCGAAAATAGAATCattcaatatgaatttttataaaatctaatttGACACaagtagttaataataaattgatccATCTTAGTAGTTCAATTATGGCTACCTTAGCGCTGCAATCTTACACCTATCTGCAACGCCTCAGCTAGTGTTACTCCAACAATATCTACTTATAATAAAcaagtattataataaaataataggcATGCGTGCGGCTACAcataaaagactttttttttgtttacttgatTGCACAAATTATATTAGAGAACCAGTTTTCATAATGCACTTTAAAGGTGATCgactataataaacaaaataaaataaataataataatgataataattggtCGTGCCGTGTCGTGTCGTTCATCACCAACAAACGACCACGAAACATCAACCAAAGTACGTACTACTACTGCTGAGTACTGAATATTagtagttgaaaatttttacattgttaTAGCAATCAGTACAAGGTCATCATTACATATCTGTGATTATGGTATGAACAATAATCATATCAATAAATATGGTTACACGTGTGAGTACTTACTGATTGTGTTTTTGGTCATTAGGTATACttgatttcgaaaaaaatgcgACACTTTTATATACTatctagcttgatacccgccgcccgcttcactgggcttaaaagtaaaaaccatcgtTTTATAGCATCCACCTCTCttaatctcacttatcccccttccataacactcgaaattgttttacacagctaaaatatatgcagttttcttttttttagtgtaaaatagtcataactcattgagtatatcagaaaagatgaccatgatttgtttgatatttacttttttaaatttgtacagaaatcttgaatttattatacagaaatcttgtaaatcgttagagatagaacaaaagtttaaatgtaagaaatattctttataaaaaaaataaacaacttttgtttgaatcattttttcgaaaacatcactgtttacccgtgagggcgcaagttagtttcaaatattgtatgtatgtattatataggaatatcagtcatgtgtgtgtgacatgtatatatgtgtgatCTTACTTTAcatacatgacgtaaaaaacaaacgattctgtaatcaacactgtctatacatgggatttcaacaattaactcaatcaattgtttgttttcactcgttAGCTTTATTATGTCACATACAGGACTATTTGTTGGAGCTTGAGGTGCTCCGAATCATcttctatattttatatggaGCGTCCagcagcttttacaaatagtcatacATGTGTGAAccataagaaatattattttctactttttagtacaataaaagcttgtccctgaaaagtattttttattttaggatgAATTCGCTGATGTAGTACACAAACTGTAGACATACGTGTtgtgtatataatttatattaaaatgtgttAATAAATATGAGTACCAGAatatcatatatgtatgtaaatttttattttaaacgaataGAAACATCATGAATT
This genomic interval from Chrysoperla carnea chromosome 1, inChrCarn1.1, whole genome shotgun sequence contains the following:
- the LOC123298782 gene encoding midnolin homolog, with product MDSQKSGQNCNSPPLSSTQGSAGCGCPSDITVNITPTTGGSWFIRVDPQTSIENFKKIVSKKLKVHKERICLLYRDKQLREGTLLENGLVDGSRLTLLPSVETGLLTQRPELSVMQALESLNDNQVNDFLSGKAPLNLTMRLGDHMMLIQLQLSTVTAGASSSTTVSSGANSTSSSSIAAPSSTSTSNSNQQTSATPLSTTSISHSPLPAASATSASTHHSSSTLSTSSSSRPRTSSRISAGNRQVLLSSLASALAVAKEDVNKTKILPDPVVVPPADPMGISSPIQSLSDLASRPTVPVPTAARIPQSRSPPHNTASTDPIAAGLTSCLCRSLSPPCSCTTAATTPSNNTPSTPPGTYDSSGTTTRLDTRALAQASRNLTQTLRQLSTEVLSSREIEQRAQGAIIESMQHHGRGVYSGTFSGTLNPALQDSRGRPRRDISTIVHILNDLLCASPPTAASAGTATSSSARRSDLSPIPNNYNHLAPTGVSSPKSPSCECSRCITTATTSTSTPNTTDLLETPSASSTSPFMSAPSSNPTSGHHHHMTDLNAEQNSRTRDKIEQLRLVMGERRERRRLRKQKIQPYTIPTAETQTSTDAVSA